The following are from one region of the Prevotella communis genome:
- the dapF gene encoding diaminopimelate epimerase — translation MSKIPFTKMHGCGNDYIYVNVAQHPIDDPVAAAIKWSDRHKGIGSDGLVLIGKSSMPEADFTMRIFNADGSEAMMCGNASRCIGKYLFGKGLTTKTEIRLLTLSGIKVLYLHITDDIVESVTVDMGEPILEDATQFIASRGLDMGTFVSMGNPHFVIFTENVDQVGETGRSLEYHPAFPQRCNIEFAHIEADGSIRTRVWERGSGITQACGTGACATAVAAALTGKAGRTSQIVMDGGTLNIEWCEADRSDGGRFFQKNHVYMTGPAAFVFDGELEQ, via the coding sequence ATGAGCAAGATACCCTTCACAAAAATGCACGGTTGCGGCAACGACTACATCTATGTCAATGTAGCACAGCACCCCATCGATGACCCTGTGGCAGCGGCCATCAAATGGAGCGACCGTCATAAGGGCATCGGCTCCGATGGATTGGTTTTGATTGGCAAGAGTTCTATGCCCGAGGCCGACTTCACCATGCGCATCTTCAATGCCGACGGCAGTGAGGCCATGATGTGCGGCAACGCCTCGAGATGTATCGGAAAATACCTCTTTGGGAAAGGCCTCACCACGAAGACAGAGATCCGTCTGCTGACGCTGTCGGGCATCAAGGTGCTCTATCTGCATATCACCGATGACATCGTAGAGAGCGTCACCGTGGATATGGGCGAACCGATACTGGAAGATGCCACACAGTTCATCGCTTCCCGAGGACTGGATATGGGCACGTTTGTATCGATGGGCAACCCGCATTTCGTCATCTTCACAGAGAATGTCGACCAGGTAGGCGAAACTGGCCGTTCACTGGAATACCATCCGGCCTTCCCGCAACGCTGCAATATAGAATTTGCCCATATTGAGGCCGACGGCAGTATCCGCACCCGTGTTTGGGAACGTGGCAGCGGCATCACTCAGGCCTGCGGCACAGGCGCATGCGCCACGGCCGTGGCAGCCGCCCTGACCGGCAAGGCTGGCCGCACCTCACAAATCGTGATGGATGGCGGCACGCTGAACATCGAATGGTGCGAAGCCGACCGCTCGGACGGAGGACGCTTTTTCCAGAAGAACCACGTCTATATGACGGGGCCTGCCGCCTTCGTCTTTGACGGCGAGCTAGAACAATAA
- a CDS encoding glycoside hydrolase family 95 protein, whose product MRKYVAFFTVICLWLKLPTTTGAQTLHYNQPATFFEEALVIGNGTMGGIVYGGTRTDRISLNDITLWTGEPCNMQVYSPDAHKSIPAIREALSKGDYREADRLQRDVQGHFSQNYQPLGQLTIEYLDTTEAVSGYRRWLDIGDATAHTTYQRGKYRYTTEYLASHPDSGLVIRITTNHPRGIHARLSLSCQLRHTTSANGQTLTTDGYAGYASLPSYYDAREKFAYDPQRGIHFRTKVQVSARNVRAEGETLLVDGAKEVTLYIVDATSFNGYDKDPVKQGKPYQQLADARLRHLSGIPYKTIRQCHIKDYQSLYNRVKLSLTADSSTYYAPPSQGGDGGESTDAQLRAYTDESLFNPDLEALYFQYGRYLLISCSRTPNVPANLQGLWNESILPPWSCNYTSNINVEENYWAAETAALPEMHQSLFTFMKELQGSGELTAKAYYGVNRGWCLAHNTDIWAMTCPVGLHTGDPMWANWNMGGAWLATHIWEHYTFTLDKAFLREYYPVLKGAAEFCLAWLQPLSDYTPQPSPLSHLTSSISPLTSDISHPTSSISPLTSDISHLTSSISPLTSDISHPTSSISPLITAPATSPENSFVTPDGYHGRTCFGGFADIAMIRECLTDARDAALVLSDSCSVPGGSCSVPGDSVAGFPSVAGSPFITELNAAIARLHPYKIGKKGNLQEWFYDWEDEDPHHRHQSHLFGIYPGHHLDDGTNTKEALHRAASRTLELKGDKTTGWSTGWRVNLYARLHDARNAYHIYRKLLSYVSPDGYRGPDARRGGGTYPNLLDAHSPFQIDGNFGGCAGVIEMLIQSEYTVCEGSPLTTLELLPALPDNWKDGSVSGIRARGGITVDMTWQDKRITHLTLTAQQPCTVTLLANGQQQTLKLKKGALACW is encoded by the coding sequence ATGAGGAAATACGTTGCGTTTTTCACCGTTATCTGCCTATGGCTGAAACTCCCCACCACGACAGGAGCCCAGACACTCCACTACAACCAGCCGGCCACGTTCTTCGAGGAGGCGCTCGTCATCGGCAACGGCACCATGGGCGGCATCGTCTATGGCGGCACCCGGACCGACAGGATATCACTCAATGATATCACGCTATGGACGGGCGAGCCGTGTAATATGCAGGTCTATTCGCCCGACGCCCACAAATCCATCCCCGCCATCCGTGAGGCGCTCAGCAAGGGCGACTACCGGGAGGCCGACCGTCTGCAACGCGACGTGCAGGGACATTTCTCACAGAATTATCAGCCGCTGGGACAACTCACCATCGAGTATCTCGACACCACGGAGGCCGTCTCCGGCTATCGCCGCTGGCTCGACATCGGTGACGCCACGGCCCATACCACCTACCAGCGCGGCAAATACCGCTATACCACGGAGTATCTGGCGTCCCATCCCGACTCCGGACTGGTCATCCGCATCACCACCAACCATCCCAGGGGCATCCATGCACGACTGTCGCTGAGCTGTCAGCTGCGCCACACCACATCGGCCAACGGCCAGACACTCACCACCGACGGCTATGCCGGCTATGCCTCACTGCCCAGCTACTACGATGCCAGGGAGAAGTTCGCCTACGACCCTCAGCGCGGCATCCACTTCCGCACCAAGGTGCAGGTCAGCGCCAGGAATGTCAGGGCCGAGGGGGAGACGCTCCTCGTGGATGGCGCCAAAGAGGTGACGCTCTACATCGTCGATGCCACCTCGTTCAACGGCTACGACAAGGACCCCGTCAAACAGGGAAAGCCATATCAGCAACTGGCCGACGCGCGCCTGCGCCATCTTTCCGGCATCCCCTACAAGACCATCCGACAGTGCCACATCAAGGACTATCAGTCCCTCTACAACCGCGTCAAGCTCTCATTGACCGCCGACTCGTCAACTTACTACGCCCCTCCCTCACAGGGAGGGGATGGGGGAGAGTCGACCGACGCCCAGCTCCGTGCCTACACCGACGAGTCACTCTTCAATCCCGACCTCGAAGCCCTCTATTTCCAGTACGGCCGCTACCTGCTTATCAGTTGCTCGCGCACGCCCAATGTGCCGGCCAACCTGCAGGGCCTGTGGAACGAGAGCATCCTGCCGCCCTGGTCGTGCAACTACACCAGCAATATCAATGTGGAGGAAAACTACTGGGCGGCCGAGACGGCTGCGCTGCCCGAGATGCACCAGTCGCTCTTCACCTTCATGAAGGAACTGCAGGGCTCTGGCGAACTCACCGCCAAGGCCTACTACGGTGTCAACCGCGGCTGGTGCCTGGCACATAATACCGACATCTGGGCCATGACCTGTCCTGTGGGTCTCCACACCGGCGACCCCATGTGGGCCAACTGGAACATGGGGGGTGCCTGGCTCGCCACCCATATCTGGGAGCACTACACCTTCACGCTCGACAAAGCCTTCCTGCGCGAGTACTATCCCGTTCTCAAAGGTGCAGCCGAGTTCTGCCTCGCTTGGCTTCAGCCCCTCTCCGACTACACCCCTCAGCCCTCACCCCTCTCACATCTTACATCATCCATCAGCCCTCTTACATCAGACATCTCACATCCTACATCATCCATCAGCCCTCTTACATCAGACATCTCACATCTTACATCATCCATCAGCCCTCTTACATCAGACATCTCACATCCTACATCATCCATCAGCCCTCTCATCACCGCCCCTGCCACTTCGCCCGAGAACTCCTTCGTCACCCCCGACGGCTATCACGGGCGCACCTGCTTCGGTGGCTTTGCCGACATCGCCATGATTCGCGAATGCCTCACCGATGCCCGCGACGCCGCCCTTGTACTCAGCGATTCCTGTAGTGTGCCCGGCGGTTCCTGTAGTGTGCCCGGCGATTCGGTCGCCGGGTTCCCCTCCGTCGCCGGGTCCCCCTTCATCACCGAACTCAACGCCGCCATCGCCCGCCTTCACCCCTACAAAATCGGTAAGAAAGGCAACCTCCAGGAGTGGTTCTACGACTGGGAAGACGAGGATCCGCACCACCGCCACCAGAGCCATCTCTTCGGCATCTATCCCGGCCATCACCTCGACGACGGCACCAACACCAAGGAGGCACTCCACCGTGCCGCCTCACGCACCCTCGAACTCAAGGGCGACAAGACCACGGGCTGGAGCACGGGCTGGCGCGTGAATCTCTACGCCCGCCTGCATGATGCCAGGAATGCCTATCATATCTACCGCAAACTGCTCAGCTACGTCAGTCCCGACGGCTACCGCGGTCCTGATGCCCGTCGTGGCGGCGGCACCTACCCCAACCTGCTCGACGCCCATTCGCCCTTCCAGATCGACGGTAACTTCGGTGGCTGTGCTGGTGTCATCGAGATGCTCATACAGAGTGAATACACTGTGTGTGAGGGGTCTCCCCTCACAACCCTCGAACTCCTTCCCGCCTTGCCCGACAACTGGAAGGACGGTTCCGTCAGCGGCATCCGTGCCCGTGGCGGCATCACCGTCGACATGACATGGCAGGACAAACGGATCACGCACCTGACGCTCACCGCCCAACAGCCCTGCACGGTAACGCTCCTTGCCAACGGCCAGCAGCAGACCCTGAAACTGAAGAAAGGGGCCTTGGCCTGTTGGTAA
- a CDS encoding glutamate synthase subunit beta: MGNPKAFLEIHRQEAGYRPIHDRIHDFGEVEQTLSTRERKLQASRCMDCGVPFCHWACPLGNKAPEWNDALYKGDFELAYRLLNSTNPFPEFTGRICPALCEKACVLNRFNHEPTTNREDEAAITEMAFQEGFIVPKTDIARNGKKVAVIGAGPAGLAAANDLNHMGYTVTVFEKNEAAGGLLRYGIPNFKLNKAVIDRRIALLEQEGIDFRYGTEITSAATTPTGSPAGSATTPDSSAATTPAGSPAGSSILSVATLSQQYDAVVISTGTPTARDLKAPGRELKGVHFALEMLSQQNRVLAGMEFSKDERVTAKGKDVLVIGGGDTGSDCIGTAHRQGCKSVTQIEIMPKPVEGPEDPKNPWPEWPRTLKTTSSHEEGCTRRWNINTLEFLGKDGKLTGVKVQEIDWKPNPDGGRPIMIEKGKPEVIKAELVLLAMGFLKPEHPEYPANVFVCGDAANGASLVVRAMASGRQTAQKVNGFLQK; this comes from the coding sequence ATGGGAAATCCAAAAGCATTTTTAGAGATACACCGCCAGGAGGCGGGATACCGTCCGATTCACGATAGAATCCACGATTTTGGCGAGGTAGAGCAGACGCTCTCTACTCGCGAACGCAAACTGCAGGCCAGCCGCTGTATGGATTGCGGCGTACCCTTCTGCCACTGGGCCTGTCCGCTGGGCAACAAAGCACCCGAGTGGAACGACGCCCTGTACAAAGGCGACTTTGAGTTGGCCTACCGTCTGCTCAACAGCACCAACCCCTTCCCCGAGTTCACCGGCCGCATCTGCCCTGCACTCTGCGAGAAGGCCTGCGTGCTCAACCGCTTCAACCACGAGCCGACCACCAACCGTGAGGACGAGGCAGCCATCACCGAGATGGCCTTCCAGGAGGGCTTCATCGTGCCTAAGACCGATATCGCTCGCAACGGTAAGAAGGTGGCAGTGATTGGTGCCGGTCCTGCCGGACTCGCTGCCGCTAACGACCTCAACCACATGGGATATACCGTTACCGTGTTTGAGAAAAACGAAGCTGCCGGCGGTCTGCTCCGCTACGGTATCCCTAATTTTAAACTGAATAAGGCCGTTATCGACCGCCGCATCGCCCTGCTCGAACAGGAGGGCATCGATTTCCGCTACGGCACCGAAATCACCTCCGCAGCCACCACTCCCACCGGTTCTCCGGCGGGTTCCGCCACCACGCCCGACAGTTCCGCAGCCACCACGCCCGCCGGTTCTCCGGCGGGTTCCTCCATCCTGTCTGTTGCGACCCTGTCGCAGCAATACGACGCAGTAGTCATCTCAACCGGCACCCCCACCGCCCGTGACCTCAAGGCTCCCGGCCGCGAACTCAAGGGCGTACACTTCGCCCTCGAGATGCTGTCTCAGCAGAACCGCGTCCTCGCAGGCATGGAGTTCAGCAAGGACGAACGCGTCACCGCCAAGGGCAAGGATGTGCTGGTCATCGGTGGTGGTGACACAGGTTCCGACTGTATCGGTACGGCCCACCGCCAGGGCTGCAAGAGCGTCACCCAGATTGAGATTATGCCCAAGCCCGTTGAGGGACCCGAGGATCCCAAGAACCCCTGGCCCGAGTGGCCTCGCACCCTCAAGACCACATCCAGTCATGAGGAGGGCTGCACCCGCCGCTGGAACATCAACACCCTGGAGTTCCTGGGTAAGGATGGCAAACTTACCGGCGTGAAGGTACAAGAGATAGACTGGAAGCCCAACCCCGACGGTGGTCGTCCTATCATGATAGAGAAGGGCAAACCCGAAGTCATCAAGGCCGAACTGGTACTCCTCGCCATGGGTTTCCTGAAGCCCGAGCACCCCGAGTACCCTGCCAACGTCTTCGTCTGCGGTGATGCCGCCAACGGTGCCTCACTCGTGGTTCGCGCCATGGCTAGTGGTCGTCAGACTGCACAGAAAGTTAATGGTTTCCTTCAAAAATAA
- the gltB gene encoding glutamate synthase large subunit produces MERSERKGLYQSEYEHDACGVGMVVNIHGGKSHELVDNALKVLENMEHRGAETRDKTGDGAGIMVQIPHEFILLQGIPVPEKGKYGTGLVFLPKDEKAQQQILSVMIEEIEREGLQLMHLRTVPTNPEVLGVAAREVEPDIKQIFVKRGPTPHPLPVMEGSDYTPDEEEKAFERTLYIIRKRIENRVAKMEASTPLPHREGQGGESDFYICSLSSKNIIYKGMLTSGQLRRYFPDLSNDYFTSGLALVHSRFSTNTFPKWKLAQPFRLLAHNGEINTIRGNRGWMKARESVLNSEALGDIKDLRPIVQEGMSDSASLDNVFEFLMMSGLSLPQAMAILVPESFNDKNPISEDLKAFYEYHSILMEPWDGPAALLFSDGRYAGGMLDRNGLRPSRYTITKQGMMVVASEVGVMDFEPGDVVSKGRLQPGKILLIDTQEGKIYYDGEIKEKLAKAHPYREWLNENRVQLEKLKSGRKVDNGVSNLNAKLVTFGFGQEDIDKTIIPMATAGQEPVAAMGNDTPLAVISDRPQILFNYFRQQFAQVTNPAIDPIREELVMSLTEYIGAVGTNILTPDASNCKMVRLPQPVLTNTQLDILCNIRYKGFNTKKLPILFEIAKGEEGLRKALDNLCHQAEASVDEGVNYIILSDRDLDEKHAAIPSLLAVSAVHHYLISVGKRVQTALIVESGEIREVMHAALLLGYGASALCPYMTFAVLDDLVKHHKIQEEYATAEKNYIKAVDKGLKKIMSKMGISTIRSYRGAKIFESIGLSEDLLRRYFGTEVSTIGGVGLKEIARDAIRLHAAGGVGRCATATNTAVLQNQGQFAWRKDGIKHAWNPETIAKLQLACRQGSYEKFKEWSKLVDEKESPIFLRDFLRFKKVTTPLHDREGQGGGSSVSLDEVEPVESIVKHFVTGAMSFGALSIEAHEALALAMNKLGTRSNTGEGGEDNTRYHSEVDGVSLSSKTKQIASGRFGVTAEYLVNAEEIQIKVAQGAKPGEGGQLPGFKVNEIIAKTRNAIPGISLISPPPHHDIYSIEDLAQLIFDLKNINPTAAVSVKLVAESGVGTIAAGVAKAKADLIVISGAEGGTGASPASSMRFAGISPEIGLAETQQTLVINGLRNQVRLQTDGQLKTAKDVIIMAMLGADEFSFGTLPLIVLGCVMMRKCNTNTCPMGVATQNPELRKHFEGRAEYVVNYFTFLAEQVREYLAEIGVKSLKEIIGHTELIEATVPEASASGSAAVGKWRTIDFARLLHKPATDKALYWDRGAYTKVTGVKDEEMIKAAQKAIDEQEEVTLDYAIKNTDRAVGTMLSGVIAKKYGEDGLPDGTIKIKFKGSAGQSFGAFAVKGLDLRLEGETNDYFGKGLSGGRISILPPARRSDDFKAEENIIAGNTGLYGATSGELYINGKVGERFGVRNSGAIAVIEGAGDHCCEYMTGGRVVVLGKTGRNFAAGMSGGVAYVYDPDHTFDYFCNMDMVELSLVEDSVSRKELLELIRQHYLHTGSALAGRMLDDWHRYIEDFIQVVPIEYKRVLEEEKMKKLHEKIADIQRDY; encoded by the coding sequence ATGGAAAGAAGCGAAAGAAAAGGACTCTACCAGAGTGAGTATGAGCATGATGCCTGCGGCGTGGGCATGGTGGTGAATATTCATGGCGGCAAGAGTCATGAATTGGTGGACAATGCACTGAAGGTGCTTGAGAACATGGAACACCGTGGTGCCGAGACACGCGACAAGACCGGCGACGGTGCGGGTATCATGGTACAGATTCCCCACGAGTTTATTCTTCTTCAGGGTATTCCCGTACCTGAAAAAGGAAAATATGGTACCGGACTGGTTTTTCTGCCTAAAGACGAGAAGGCCCAACAGCAGATACTGAGCGTGATGATAGAGGAGATCGAGCGCGAGGGACTGCAACTGATGCACCTGCGCACGGTGCCCACCAACCCGGAGGTACTGGGCGTGGCTGCCCGTGAGGTGGAACCCGACATTAAGCAGATATTTGTAAAGAGGGGACCCACCCCCCATCCCCTCCCTGTAATGGAGGGGAGTGATTACACTCCAGACGAAGAGGAGAAGGCATTCGAGCGCACATTATATATAATAAGGAAGAGAATCGAGAATAGGGTAGCCAAAATGGAGGCATCTACTCCCCTCCCTCACAGGGAGGGGCAGGGGGGAGAGTCCGATTTCTACATTTGCTCCCTTTCTTCAAAGAATATTATCTATAAGGGCATGCTGACCAGCGGACAACTGCGCCGCTACTTCCCCGACCTGTCTAACGATTACTTTACGAGCGGACTGGCTTTAGTCCACTCACGTTTCTCTACGAACACCTTCCCAAAATGGAAACTGGCACAGCCTTTCCGCCTGCTGGCCCACAACGGTGAAATCAACACCATCCGTGGTAACCGCGGATGGATGAAGGCCCGCGAGAGCGTGCTGAACAGTGAGGCGCTGGGTGACATCAAGGACCTGCGCCCCATTGTGCAGGAAGGTATGAGCGACTCTGCCAGTCTCGACAACGTGTTCGAGTTCCTGATGATGAGCGGTCTCTCACTGCCTCAGGCCATGGCCATCCTGGTGCCCGAGAGCTTTAACGACAAGAACCCCATCAGCGAAGACTTGAAGGCGTTCTACGAATATCATTCTATCCTGATGGAGCCCTGGGACGGTCCCGCAGCCCTGCTGTTCAGCGATGGCCGCTACGCAGGTGGTATGCTCGACAGAAACGGTCTGCGCCCCAGCCGCTATACCATCACCAAGCAGGGTATGATGGTGGTAGCCTCGGAGGTTGGCGTGATGGACTTCGAACCCGGCGACGTAGTATCGAAGGGTCGTCTGCAGCCCGGTAAGATCCTACTGATTGACACACAGGAAGGCAAAATCTACTATGATGGCGAGATCAAGGAGAAACTGGCCAAGGCCCATCCCTACCGCGAGTGGCTGAACGAGAACCGCGTACAGCTGGAGAAACTGAAGAGCGGACGTAAGGTGGACAACGGCGTGAGCAACCTCAACGCCAAACTGGTGACCTTCGGCTTCGGTCAGGAGGATATCGACAAGACCATCATCCCCATGGCTACAGCCGGACAGGAACCTGTAGCCGCCATGGGTAACGACACCCCGCTGGCCGTCATCAGTGACCGTCCGCAAATTCTCTTCAACTACTTCCGTCAGCAGTTTGCACAGGTCACCAACCCTGCCATCGACCCCATCCGCGAGGAACTCGTGATGAGTCTGACGGAGTATATCGGTGCTGTGGGAACGAATATCCTGACGCCCGATGCATCCAACTGTAAGATGGTGCGCCTGCCACAACCCGTACTGACCAACACACAACTTGATATACTTTGTAACATCCGCTACAAGGGCTTCAACACCAAGAAGTTGCCTATCCTCTTTGAGATAGCAAAGGGCGAGGAAGGACTTCGTAAGGCGCTCGACAATCTGTGTCATCAGGCTGAAGCCAGTGTAGACGAGGGTGTAAACTACATCATCCTCTCTGACCGCGACCTCGACGAGAAGCATGCAGCCATCCCATCACTGCTGGCTGTCAGTGCCGTTCACCACTACCTGATTAGCGTGGGCAAACGTGTGCAGACCGCCCTGATTGTTGAGAGCGGTGAGATTCGCGAGGTGATGCACGCTGCCCTGCTGCTGGGCTATGGTGCCAGCGCCCTGTGTCCTTACATGACGTTCGCCGTACTTGATGACCTGGTGAAGCACCACAAGATTCAGGAGGAGTACGCCACAGCCGAGAAGAACTACATCAAGGCGGTGGACAAGGGTCTGAAGAAGATTATGTCCAAGATGGGTATCTCTACCATCCGCTCCTATCGCGGTGCCAAGATATTCGAGAGCATCGGACTGAGCGAAGACCTGCTGCGCCGCTACTTCGGTACCGAGGTGAGCACCATCGGTGGCGTGGGCCTGAAGGAGATTGCACGCGATGCCATCCGTCTGCATGCGGCAGGTGGAGTAGGTCGCTGTGCCACAGCGACAAATACAGCCGTGCTGCAGAACCAGGGTCAGTTTGCTTGGCGCAAGGACGGTATCAAGCACGCCTGGAACCCCGAGACCATCGCCAAACTGCAACTGGCCTGCCGTCAAGGCTCGTACGAGAAGTTTAAAGAGTGGTCAAAATTGGTTGACGAGAAAGAATCTCCCATCTTCTTGCGTGACTTCCTTCGATTCAAGAAAGTTACTACTCCCCTCCATGACAGGGAGGGGCAGGGGGGAGGGTCTTCCGTCTCCCTCGACGAGGTAGAGCCCGTTGAGAGCATCGTGAAGCACTTCGTAACAGGTGCCATGTCGTTTGGTGCTTTGAGCATCGAGGCCCACGAGGCACTGGCTCTGGCCATGAACAAACTGGGTACACGCAGTAACACCGGTGAGGGTGGTGAGGACAACACGCGCTATCACTCAGAAGTGGATGGCGTGAGTCTGAGTTCAAAGACCAAGCAGATTGCCAGTGGCCGCTTTGGTGTAACCGCCGAGTACCTGGTGAATGCAGAAGAGATACAGATCAAGGTGGCACAGGGTGCAAAACCTGGTGAGGGCGGACAACTGCCTGGCTTTAAGGTCAACGAGATTATCGCCAAGACGCGTAACGCCATCCCCGGCATCTCGCTCATCTCTCCCCCACCTCATCACGACATCTACAGTATCGAGGACCTGGCACAGCTCATCTTCGACCTGAAGAATATCAACCCAACGGCTGCCGTCAGTGTGAAGCTCGTAGCTGAGAGTGGCGTGGGAACCATTGCCGCCGGTGTGGCTAAGGCCAAGGCCGACCTCATCGTCATCTCAGGTGCCGAGGGCGGTACGGGTGCCAGCCCTGCATCAAGTATGCGCTTCGCAGGTATCAGCCCTGAAATAGGACTGGCTGAGACGCAGCAGACACTGGTCATCAACGGCCTGCGCAATCAGGTGCGCCTGCAGACCGACGGTCAGTTGAAGACTGCTAAGGATGTCATCATCATGGCGATGCTGGGTGCCGACGAGTTCTCGTTTGGTACGCTTCCCCTGATTGTGCTGGGCTGCGTGATGATGCGTAAGTGCAACACCAACACTTGTCCTATGGGTGTGGCCACCCAGAATCCTGAGTTGCGCAAGCACTTTGAGGGAAGGGCTGAGTACGTGGTCAACTACTTCACCTTCCTGGCTGAGCAGGTACGCGAATACCTGGCCGAGATTGGCGTGAAGAGCCTCAAGGAAATCATCGGTCATACCGAGCTCATAGAAGCCACTGTGCCCGAGGCATCAGCATCGGGTTCCGCCGCCGTCGGGAAATGGCGCACCATCGACTTCGCCCGCCTGCTCCACAAGCCCGCTACCGACAAGGCCCTGTACTGGGACCGCGGCGCCTACACCAAGGTGACTGGCGTGAAGGACGAGGAGATGATCAAGGCTGCCCAAAAGGCTATCGACGAGCAGGAAGAGGTGACACTCGACTATGCCATCAAGAATACCGACCGTGCCGTGGGTACCATGCTCAGTGGTGTGATTGCCAAGAAATACGGTGAGGACGGTCTGCCCGACGGCACCATCAAGATCAAGTTCAAGGGCTCTGCCGGCCAGAGCTTCGGTGCCTTTGCCGTGAAGGGTCTGGATCTGCGCCTTGAGGGCGAGACCAACGACTACTTCGGTAAGGGTCTCTCTGGCGGTCGTATCTCTATCCTGCCTCCTGCCCGTCGCAGCGACGACTTCAAGGCCGAGGAGAATATCATCGCTGGTAACACCGGTCTCTATGGTGCCACCTCTGGTGAACTCTACATCAACGGTAAGGTGGGCGAACGCTTTGGCGTGCGCAACTCTGGTGCCATCGCCGTGATTGAGGGTGCCGGCGACCACTGCTGTGAGTACATGACTGGCGGTCGCGTGGTGGTGCTGGGCAAGACAGGACGCAACTTCGCCGCAGGTATGTCAGGCGGTGTGGCCTATGTTTACGACCCCGACCACACGTTCGATTACTTCTGCAACATGGACATGGTGGAACTCTCGCTGGTTGAGGACAGCGTCAGCCGCAAGGAACTGCTCGAGCTCATCCGCCAGCACTACCTGCACACGGGTTCAGCCCTCGCAGGCCGCATGCTCGACGACTGGCACCGCTACATCGAGGACTTCATCCAGGTAGTGCCCATCGAGTACAAGCGCGTGCTCGAGGAGGAGAAGATGAAGAAGCTCCACGAGAAGATTGCCGACATCCAGCGCGACTATTAA
- a CDS encoding P-II family nitrogen regulator has translation MKKIEAIIRKTKFEEVKEALLTSDINWFEYHDVHGIGQSRQERIYRGVMYSTDVIERVAITIVCRDQFLDPTIKVLLEVAHTGEVGDGRIFVSDVLETYSIRTGEKGDTVLRDKK, from the coding sequence ATGAAAAAGATTGAAGCAATTATCCGTAAGACCAAGTTTGAAGAGGTCAAGGAAGCCCTGCTGACGTCGGATATCAACTGGTTTGAGTATCACGACGTGCATGGTATCGGACAGAGCCGCCAGGAACGTATCTACCGTGGTGTGATGTATTCTACGGATGTCATCGAGCGTGTAGCCATCACCATTGTTTGTCGTGACCAGTTCTTGGATCCCACCATCAAAGTACTGCTTGAGGTGGCCCATACAGGTGAGGTCGGTGACGGACGTATCTTTGTGAGTGATGTGCTGGAGACCTATTCTATTCGCACAGGCGAGAAGGGTGACACCGTACTGAGAGACAAGAAATAG